Genomic DNA from Hymenobacter jejuensis:
CGGTTGATGTACTGAGTAGTTGTATTGTAATAAGCTGATTTACTTCAAATTACGAAGATTAAGCCAGCACAAGTTTTTTGCAAGGATAATGCGGTTGGCAAATCAAAAAACGCCGCAAACTCTTGTCGCATTGTAGCGCTGCTTCGCAAATTGAAACGAGAAGCCGCGAAGAATTGCTCCCAAAATTAGCCAGAAAACCTCGAAAGCCGACGACTTCTTACCTTCGTGCTTTCACCTTGTTCCATTCCCCGTCCTTGGCCCCTGCCCGCCTCCTCGTCATTACGTATTACTGGCCGCCCTCCGGAGGCGCAGGTGTGCAGCGTAGCCTCAAGTTTGTCAAGCACTTACCGAGTTGCGGCATTGAGCCAACGGTTATTACCGTCGACCCAAATAAAGGTGCTTACCCAGTCCTCGATGAGTCGTTGGCGGCGGAAATTCCGGCGGGCGTACGCGTCATTCGCACCGATACGTCCGAGCCATTTGGGAGTTACAAGAAGCTAACCGGCCGCCAGCAGATCCCGTACGGCGGCTTTGCCAACGAGAGCAAAACGAGTTTGCAGCAACGCTTTTTCAAGTTTGTGCGCGGCAACGTGTTTATCCCCGATCCGCGTCGCGGCTGGAACAAGCATGTACTCCAAGCGGTGAGCGACTTAATTGCCGCCGGGGAGCATTTCGATGCGGTGCTGACCAGTTCTCCACCGCATTCTTCCCAACTAATCGGGCTGGAGCTAAAGAAGCGATTCGGCTTGCGTTGGCTGGCCGACTTGCGCGACCCTTGGACGGACATATACTATTACAAGGAGCTAAATCACACCCCACCTGCTCGTTGGCTTGATGCGTGGTACGAACGCCAAGTACTGGAACAGGCTGATGCCGTGCTGGTTACCAGCCCCGATACCAAACGGCTTTTTTTGGGCAAATCGCCTCAGCTGTCGGCCAAGAAATTTCATGTGTTGCCCAACGGTTACGACGAAAGCGATTTTAACGCTCCTTCTTCGCCACCCACTGACTGTCTGCTGATTACGCACACGGGCACCATCACCGAAACCTACCACATCGAGCTATTTCTGGCGGCCTGCGCCGAGTGCGCCCGGCGCCACCCCAATGTGCCGTTGCGGCTGCGTTTTGTGGGCAAAGTATCGGAAGAGGTGCGGCGGCAGATTGCGCAAAACGGGCTGTCAGGAATTACAGAACTGCTGGCCTTTGTGCCTCACCACGAGTCGGTGACGCACTTGCTGCACGCCTCCGTGCTGCTGATGGCAATCCCGGACGTGGTGCCCAATTTTGGCATCTTACCGGGCAAAGTCTTTGAGTATCTGGCTGCTAATAAGCCCATTATCTGCATTGGCCCTGTGGGGTCCGACGCAGACAATTTACTGGAAGAATGCGGCGCCGGGCGAGCCATTCCTTACGATGCCTACAACGCCATGCTCGACCATCTGGAAACCCTCGTAGCCCAGTGGCTCGTCAACCCCAACCTGGACTTGCCTGCGCTCAACCACGCCCGCTACTCCCGCAAAGCCCTGACGGGCCGGCTCGCGAAACTGGTTCGGTAAAACGATCGTGCCGGTTGGTACGCTACCGCAGTTTTTCCCACACTCCTTTTAGCTTGCCCGGTACCCGACTGGCAAGCTGAGCGCGCCAATCGGCCCAAGCAGAACGCGGCAATTGTCGTCCGTGCCACGCGCTTATAGCCTCGGCTACTCGCTGTGCCAGCGTGCGGTAATGCGCCCGGTGGTAATGCCGCAGGTTGTTGGTGACATCAGCGGGCGTCCGGACAAAATCGCGTACGTCGATGAGAAAGCAATTATCAGCTTCGGCCACAAATTCAGCAAGCGCCTGATTCATAATAACATGCCGCTCTTTGGCACCTGGCTCGTTAGAACCAGGCACTTCAATTTCGGCACCGTTCAAGAAGAAAACAGGCACTGCACTGGGTAGCTGCTCGCGCAGCCAGCGAAGGTTTTGCTTAAAACGGAGAGGTGAAATCTGGCCTTCAAACTGAAAATCGTGGCGGAAGCGCTGCAGGAAGGCTTCGTCCATGCCGCGGAAGCGCCGCTGCTTGTAGCGAGCCGCTAGTGCTGCCAGGTCGGCAGTTGTGAGGTCGTGGTAGCCGCCAAAAGGAATATCCAGACCGGTTGCTTTTTCACGGTACACGTCCTGGGTATAATCCATCAACGGACTGTAAATCAAAGCATCATAATCAGCCGACCATAGTTTGGTATCGAATGCCTCCTGCCCCAAAAACGGCAAAGACGCCGCAAGGCGTTGTTGCTCGGGAGCGGGCAGTTCACGGCCGGCCCGCAACAGCGCCGTATGTTCGATGTGAACCGGAACCTGGTTTTCGTTGACGTAGTTAAACTCTTCAATTACAGATAGTTGAAAAGCCTGCAAAAACGGCGTCATCTGCCCTAAGTCGCAGCCACCCTTCAGCAACACCCGCAACTGCGTTGAATCGACGGTTGGTGAATCACCTACAACAAGTTGCTTATCAACATCTTGCGCATCAACCGTTATCCAATCGGGGCGGTCGGTGGTGTTGAGCTCTGTGGCCACTTCGCCTTGCACTTCCAGCGCCGGGAAACCAAGCCATGCGCACGTAAATTGCTCGATGCCAAGGTGCAGGATGCGGCAAGAAAACACGAGTTGTTCCAGGCGGTTTTCGGGCTGGTTGAGGCAATAAATGCCCACTAAGCCGTAGTCGCCAAAACGGTCGTGGACGCGCACAGTGCCCCAGCGGCGGCTTGGATCGGAGAAGCTCGCGCGCAACTCCTCTTTTGTAACGCGCTTCTTGGTGAAGTTCAGTTGATTAGACCGGTTGATCAATTCCTCAATCCGGTCGAGATCGGGAATGACGGCGGCGCCTTCGCGAAACGCAATGTGTACTTGCGAATCGCGCAGAAAGGCCACGTTGTCTTGGTAAGCGGACCGCGCCTGCTGCTGCCGTTCGAGCAATTTGTATTGCTCCAAACGCGAAAACTCGGGGTCAGGTTTGCCGCTTGCGCGCAGTACAGGCGCCCAGTGCGGCAAGTCGGCAGGGTCGGCTACCTGCAGCTTGGGGTTGTAGTACTGCGCCTCGGCCCGGTTGATGGGGTTGTCGTCGAGAAAGAGCGCATTAGGAGCCCGCAGCTGCATCTTTTCCAGCAACTCCTTGATTATGGGGCCTTTAGGTTGCCAGCTAATCTGAGGAAATACAAACAGATCGCGAATGCCAAGCTCTATTAACTTGGCTTCGGCCGCTGCAAAATCATTTTTGGAAACGATGGTATGTACGATGCCGCGGGCCGCGGTGTCGCGCACCAAAGCCAGATTTTCTTCCAGGGCCTCTACTGCCCCTTCCGAGAGCGTACCGCGCCAAAACGTGTCGTCGAGGTCCCAGATAATGACTTTGACGGGTTCGGGAAGGGCAACTTTGGGAACGGTATCTGAAATAGCGGTCATGGTGCGCTCGGCGAAGCCTCTCTACCGTAAGTAGTTCCGATCGGTGCCACGAAGCGGTAGAAAAGCCTCGTGGGCTCGGTATGGCAAACCTGAAGAAGCCGCCAGCGCACAAAAGTACGCAACCTCGTTCCGGAATGCCTACTTTTGCCCTCCTTATGCCAACCAGTACAGGTTGCTTTCTTACGTATGGCCCTCGACTTAAATCATAAATCCATCCTGGTGACCGGCGGCACCGGCTCATTCGGCAAGCAGTTTGTGCAGACCGTATTTGAGCAGTTTCCGCAGGTGAAACGCTTGGTTATTTACTCGCGCGACGAGCTGAAGCAGTACGAAATGTCGCAGGTATTCCCGCACGCCAAGTACCCGGCCATTCGTTATTTCATTGGCGATGTGCGCGACGGAGAGCGCCTGAAGCGGGCCTGCGAAGGTGTCGACATCCTTGTGCACGCCGCAGCGCTCAAGCAAGTGCCCGCCGCCGAGTACAACCCGATGGAGTGCATCAAAACCAATATTTTCGGCGCCGAAAACGTGATCAATGCTGCACTCGACTGCGGCGTGAAAGACGTGGTGGCCTTGAGCACAGACAAGGCCGCAGCGCCGATCAATCTCTACGGCGCCACGAAGCTTTGTTCCGATAAGCTGTTTGTGGCCGCCAACAACATGAAAGGCCGGCGCGATCTGCGGTTTTCGGTGGTGCGCTACGGCAACGTAATTGGCTCGCGTGGCTCGGTGGTACCGTTTTTCTTGCAGCGCCGGCATAGCGGTGTATTGCCCATCACCCACCCCGACATGACGCGCTTCAACATTTCCTTGGAGCAAGGCGTTGATCTGGTGTTGTATGCGCTGGAGAACGCTTGGGGCGGTGAGATTTTCGTGCCTAAAATTCCGAGCTATAAGATCACGGAAGTAGCCAAAGCCATCGGCCCGGATTGCCGCCAAGAGATTGTAGGCATCCGCCCCGGCGAAAAGCTGCACGAAGAAATGATCACCGAAACTGATGCCTTAAGCACTGTCGAGCTGGACAAATACTACGTGATTCTACCTTACACACCGCAGTGGGACACGGAAAAATTCATTCAGCATTTCGGGGGTAAACGCGTGGCAGCCGGCTTCCACTACGATTCGGCCAACAACGACGAGTGGCTCGACGCCGAACAGATCCGCGAAGAAATCCGGCTGCACGTAGACGCTACTTTTCAAGCTTAAGCTCTCAAAAATTATCACTAAAAAAGGCCGCCTTATGCAAGGCGGCCTTTTTACATAAATGATTAATAATCAATTGTTTATGAAATGATCTTTTCCTCACCACGAAAGGTTGAGAACGCATAAGGCAGAAGCATCGACCTTGTGCGCTGACTTGGCTTTGAAATCATTTGGGGCCGCAGAATGCTTTACCTTTGCGGCCCTGCCTACCGGC
This window encodes:
- a CDS encoding glycosyltransferase family 4 protein, with the protein product MFHSPSLAPARLLVITYYWPPSGGAGVQRSLKFVKHLPSCGIEPTVITVDPNKGAYPVLDESLAAEIPAGVRVIRTDTSEPFGSYKKLTGRQQIPYGGFANESKTSLQQRFFKFVRGNVFIPDPRRGWNKHVLQAVSDLIAAGEHFDAVLTSSPPHSSQLIGLELKKRFGLRWLADLRDPWTDIYYYKELNHTPPARWLDAWYERQVLEQADAVLVTSPDTKRLFLGKSPQLSAKKFHVLPNGYDESDFNAPSSPPTDCLLITHTGTITETYHIELFLAACAECARRHPNVPLRLRFVGKVSEEVRRQIAQNGLSGITELLAFVPHHESVTHLLHASVLLMAIPDVVPNFGILPGKVFEYLAANKPIICIGPVGSDADNLLEECGAGRAIPYDAYNAMLDHLETLVAQWLVNPNLDLPALNHARYSRKALTGRLAKLVR
- the pseB gene encoding UDP-N-acetylglucosamine 4,6-dehydratase (inverting), whose translation is MALDLNHKSILVTGGTGSFGKQFVQTVFEQFPQVKRLVIYSRDELKQYEMSQVFPHAKYPAIRYFIGDVRDGERLKRACEGVDILVHAAALKQVPAAEYNPMECIKTNIFGAENVINAALDCGVKDVVALSTDKAAAPINLYGATKLCSDKLFVAANNMKGRRDLRFSVVRYGNVIGSRGSVVPFFLQRRHSGVLPITHPDMTRFNISLEQGVDLVLYALENAWGGEIFVPKIPSYKITEVAKAIGPDCRQEIVGIRPGEKLHEEMITETDALSTVELDKYYVILPYTPQWDTEKFIQHFGGKRVAAGFHYDSANNDEWLDAEQIREEIRLHVDATFQA